In Microtus ochrogaster isolate Prairie Vole_2 unplaced genomic scaffold, MicOch1.0 UNK85, whole genome shotgun sequence, a single genomic region encodes these proteins:
- the Flna gene encoding filamin-A isoform X3 — translation MSSSHSRSGQSAAGAAPGGGTDTRDAEMPATEKDLAEDAPWKKIQQNTFTRWCNEHLKCVSKRIANLQTDLSDGLRLIALLEVLSQKKMHRKHNQRPTFRQMQLENVSVALEFLDRESIKLVSIDSKAIVDGNLKLILGLIWTLILHYSISMPMWDEEEDEEAKKQTPKQRLLGWIQNKLPQLPITNFSRDWQSGRALGALVDSCAPGLCPDWDSWDASKPVNNAREAMQQADDWLGIPQVITPEEIVDPNVDEHSVMTYLSQFPKAKLKPGAPLRPKLNPKKARAYGPGIEPTGNMVKKRAEFTVETRSAGQGEVLVYVEDPAGHQEEAKVTANNDKNRTFSVWYVPEVTGTHKVTVLFAGQHIAKSPFEVYVDKSQGDASKVTAQGPGLEPSGNIANKTTYFEIFTAGAGTGEVEVVIQDPTGQKGTVEPQLEARGDSTYRCSYQPTMEGVHTVHVTFAGVPIPRSPYTVTVGQACNPAACRAVGRGLQPKGVRVKETADFKVYTKGAGSGELKVTVKGPKGEERVKQKDLGDGVYGFEYYPTIPGTYIVTITWGGQNIGRSPFEVKVGTECGNQKVRAWGPGLEGGVVGKSADFVVEAIGDDVGTLGFSVEGPSQAKIECDDKGDGSCDVRYWPQEAGEYAVHVLCNSEDIRLSPFMADIREAPQDFYPDRVKARGPGLEKTGVAVNKPAEFIVDAKHAGKAPLRVQVQDNEGCPVEATVKDNGNGTYSCSYVPRKPVKHTAMVSWGGVSIPNSPFRVNVGAGSHPNKVKVYGPGVAKTGLKAHEPTYFTVDCTEAGQGDVSIGIKCAPGVVGPTEADIDFDIIRNDNDTFTVKYTPRGAGSYTIMVLFADQATPTSPIRVKVEPSHDASKVKAEGPGLSRTGVELGKPTHFTVNAKTAGKGKLDVQFSGLAKGDAVRDVDIIDHHDNTYTVKYTPVQQGPIGVSVTYGGDHITKSPFSVGVSPTLDLSKIKVSGLGDKVDVGKDQEFTVKSKGAGGQGKVASKIVSPSGAAVPCKVEPGLGADNSVVRFVPREEGPYEVEVTYDGVPVPGSPFPLEAVAPTKPSKVKAFGPGLQGGNAGSPARFTIDTKGAGTGGLGLTVEGPCEAQLECLDNGDGTCSVSYVPTEPGDYNINILFADTHIPGSPFKAHVVPCFDASKVKCSGPGLERATAGEVGQFQVDCSSAGSAELTIEICSEAGLPAEVYIQDHGDGTHTITYIPLCPGAYTVTIKYGGQPVPNFPSKLQVEPAVDTSGVQCYGPGIEGQGVFREATTEFSVDARALTQTGGSHVKARVANPSGNLTETYVQDCGDGTYKVEYTPYEEGVHSVDVTYDGSPVPSSPFKVPVTEGCDPSRVRVHGPGIQSGTTNKPNKFTVETRGAGTGGLGLAVEGPSEAKMSCMDNKDGSCSVEYIPYEAGTYSLNVTYGGHQVPGSPFKVPVHDVTDASKVKCSGPGLTPGMVRANLPQSFQVDTSKAGVAPLQVKVQGPKGLVEPVDVVDNADGTQTVNYVPSREGSYSISVLYGEEEVPRSPFKVKVLPTHDASKVKASGPGLNTTGVPASLPVEFTIDAKDAGEGLLAVQITDPEGKPKKTHIQDNHDGTYTVAYVPDVTGRYTILIKYGGDEIPFSPYRVRAVPTGDASKCTVTGAGIGPTIQIGEETVITVDTKAAGKGKVTCTVCTPDGSEVDVDVVENEDGTFDIFYTAPQPGKYVICVRFGGEHVPNSPFQVTALAGDQPTVQTPLRPQQLAPQYTYPQGSQQTWVPERPMVGVNGLDMTSLRPFDLVIPFTIKKGEITGEVRMPSGKVAQPSITDNKDGTVTVRYSPSEAGLHEMDIRYDNMHIPGSPLQFYVDYVNCGHVTAYGPGLTHGVVNKPATFTVNTKDAGEGGLSLAIEGPSKAEISCTDNQDGTCSVSYLPVLPGDYSILVKYNDQHIPGSPFTARVTGDDSMRMSHLKVGSAADIPINISETDLSLLTATVVPPSGREEPCLLKRLRNGHVGISFVPKETGEHLVHVKKNGQHVASSPIPVVISQSEIGDASRVRVSGQGLHEGRTFEPAEFIIDTRDAGYGGLSLSIEGPSKVDINTEDLEDGTCRVTYCPTEPGNYIINIKFADQHVPGSPFSVKVTGEGRVKESITRRRRAPSVANVGSHCDLSLKIPEISIQDMTAQVTSPSGKTHEAEIVEGENHTYCIRFVPAEMGMHTVSVKYKGQHVPGSPFQFTVGPLGEGGAHKVRAGGPGLERAEAGVPAEFSIWTREAGAGGLAIAVEGPSKAEISFEDRKDGSCGVAYVVQEPGDYEVSVKFNEEHIPDSPFVVPVASPSGDARRLTVSSLQESGLKVNQPASFAVSLNGAKGAIDAKVHSPSGALEECYVTEIDQDKYAVRFIPRENGIYLIDVKFNGTHIPGSPFKIRVGEPGHGGDPGLVSAYGAGLEGGVTGSPAEFIVNTSNAGAGALSVTIDGPSKVKMDCQECPEGYRVTYTPMAPGSYLISIKYGGPYHIGGSPFKAKVTGPRLVSNHSLHETSSVFVDSLTKVATVPQLAASGPSPADVSKVVAKGLGLNKAYAGQKSSFTVDCSKAGNNMLLVGVHGPRTPCEEILVKHMGSRIYSVSYLLKDKGEYTLVVKWGDEHIPGSPYRVMVP, via the exons ACAGCAAGGCCATTGTGGATGGGAATCTGAAGCTGATCTTAGGCCTCATCTGGACCCTAATCCTGCACTACTCAATCTCAATGCCCATGtgggatgaggaggaagatgaagaggccAAGAAGCAAACACCCAAACAGAGGCTCCTAGGCTGGATTCAGAACAAGCTACCACAGCTGCCCATTACCAATTTCAGTAGGGACTGGCAGAGTGGCCGGGCCCTGGGTGCTCTTGTTGATAGCTGTGCCCCAG GCCTATGTCCTGACTGGGACTCCTGGGATGCTAGTAAGCCTGTGAACAATGCACGAGAAGCTATGCAGCAGGCTGATGATTGGCTAGGCATTCCTCAG GTGATCACCCCAGAGGAAATTGTGGACCCCAATGTAGATGAACATTCTGTCATGACCTACCTGTCTCAGTTCCCCAAGGCCAAGCTGAAGCCAGGGGCTCCTCTTCGGCCCAAACTGAACCCAAAGAAAGCCAGAGCCTATGGGCCAG GCATCGAGCCTACAGGCAATATGGTGAAGAAGAGAGCAGAATTCACTGTGGAGACCCGAAGTGCTGGCCAGGGAGAGGTGCTGGTGTATGTGGAAGACCCAGCTGGACATCAGGAAGAG GCAAAAGTGACTGCCAATAATGACAAGAACCGTACCTTCTCTGTCTGGTATGTCCCTGAAGTGACGGGGACTCATAAG GTGACTGTACTCTTTGCTGGCCAACATATTGCCAAGAGCCCATTTGAGGTATATGTGGACAAGTCACAGGGTGATGCCAGCAAAGTGACTGCCCAGGGCCCTGGTCTGGAGCCCAGCGGCAACATCGCCAACAAGACTACCTACTTTGAGATCTTCACTGCAG GAGCTGGCACAGGCGAGGTGGAAGTCGTCATCCAGGACCCTACTGGACAGAAAGGCACAGTGGAGCCTCAACTGGAGGCCAGGGGTGACAGCACCTATCGCTGTAGCTACCAGCCCACCATGGAGGGTGTCCACACAGTGCATGTCACCTTCGCCGGTGTTCCCATCCCTCGCAGCCCCTACACTGTCACTGTTGGCCAAG CTTGTAACCCAGCTGCCTGCCGGGCAGTTGGTCGAGGCCTCCAGCCTAAAGGTGTGCGAGTGAAGGAGACAGCCGACTTCAAGGTGTACACCAAGGGTGCTGGCAGTGGGGAGCTAAAGGTCACTGTAAAGGGCCCCA aGGGTGAGGAGCGTGTAAAGCAGAAGGACCTAGGGGATGGCGTGTATGGCTTTGAATATTACCCCACAATACCTGGCACATACATTGTCACTATCACATGGGGTGGCCAGAACATTGGCCGCAG TCCCTTCGAGGTGAAGGTGGGCACTGAGTGTGGCAATCAGAAGGTGCGAGCCTGGGGCCCTGGGCTAGAAGGCGGTGTTGTTGGCAAGTCAGCAGACTTTGTGGTAGAGGCTATTGGTGATGATGTAGGCACCTTGG GTTTCTCCGTGGAAGGTCCATCACAGGCCAAGATCGAATGTGATGACAAGGGTGATGGCTCCTGTGATGTGCGCTATTGGCCCCAGGAGGCTGGCGAGTATGCTGTTCATGTGCTGTGTAACAGCGAGGACATCCGTCTTAGTCCTTTCATGGCTGACATCCGTGAGGCACCTCAGGATTTTTACCCAGACAGG GTGAAAGCACGTGGGCCTGGATTGGAGAAGACTGGTGTGGCTGTCAACAAGCCAGCAGAGTTCATAGTTGATGCCAAGCATGCTGGGAAGGCCCCTCTCCGAGTTCAAGTCCAG gacaatgagggctgcccTGTGGAGGCGacagtcaaggacaatggcaatggcACTTACAGCTGCTCTTATGTGCCCAGAAAGCCAGTGAAGCACACAGCCATGGTTTCTTGGGGAGGTGTCAGCATCCCCAACAGTCCCTTCCGG GTGAATGTGGGAGCTGGCAGCCACCCAAACAAAGTCAAGGTGTATGGTCCAGGAGTGGCCAAAACTGGGCTCAAGGCACATGAACCCACCTACTTTACTGTGGATTGTACAGAGGCTGGCCAGG GAGATGTCAGCATTGGTATCAAGTGTGCCCCTGGAGTGGTGGGTCCCACTGAGGCTGATATTGACTTTGATATCATCCGGAATGACAATGACACCTTCACTGTGAAATACACACCCCGTGGGGCTGGCAGCTATACCATCATGGTTCTTTTTGCTGACCAG GCCACACCCACCAGCCCCATCAGAGTCAAAGTGGAGCCTTCTCATGATGCCAGCAAGGTGAAGGCTGAGGGTCCTGGCCTAAGTCGCACTG GTGTTGAACTTGGCAAACCTACCCATTTCACGGTCAATGCTAAAACTGCTGGGAAAGGCAAGCTGGATGTCCAGTTCTCAGGACTGGCTAAGGGAGATGCAGTGCGAGATGTGGACATCATTGATCATCATGATAATACCTACACAGTCAAGTACACTCCTGTGCAGCAG GGTCCAATTGGTGTCAGTGTCACTTATGGAGGAGATCACATCACCAAGAGCCCATTTTCAGTGGGAGTATCTCCAACCCTGGACCTCAGCAAGATCAAGGTGTCTGGCCTTGGTGACA AAGTGGATGTTGGcaaagatcaggagttcacagTGAAGTCAAAGGGTGCAGGTGGTCAAGGCAAAGTAGCATCCAAGATTGTGAGTCCCTCAGGTGCAGCAGTGCCCTGCAAGGTAGAGCCAGGCCTGGGAGCTGACAATAGTGTGGTACGCTTTGTGCCCCGAGAAGAGGGGCCCTATGAGGTGGAGGTGACCTATGATGGTGTTCCTGTGCCTGGCAGTCCCTTTCCACTGGAAGCTGTGGCTCCCACCAAACCTAGCAAG GTGAAAGCGTTTGGACCAGGGCTACAGGGGGGCAATGCAGGCTCCCCTGCCCGCTTCACCATTGATACAAAGGGAGCTGGCACTGGTGGCCTTGGCCTGACAGTGGAAGGCCCCTGTGAAGCACAGCTTGAGTGCCTGGACAATGGGGATGGCACATGCTCTGTGTCTTATGTGCCCACTGAGCCTGGGGACTACAACATCAACATCCTTTTTGCTGACACCCACATCCCTGGATCCCCATTCAAGGCCCATGTGGTTCCTTGTTTTGATGCATCTAAAGTGAAATGCTCAGGTCCTGGGCTGGAGCGGGCTACTGCTGGTGAAGTAGGCCAGTTCCAAGTGGACTGCTCAAGTGCTGGCAGTGCTGAGTTGACTATTGAGATCTGCTCTGAGGCAGGACTGCCAGCTGAAGTATACATTCAGGACcatggtgatggcacacacaccatcacctatattcctctctgtcctggGGCTTACACTGTTACAATCAAGTATGGCGGCCAGCCTGTGCCCAACTTCCCCAGCAAGCTGCAGGTGGAACCTGCTGTGGACACCTCAGGTGTGCAGTGCTATGGACCTGGGATTGAGGGTCAAG GTGTCTTCCGAGAAGCAACCACTGAGTTTAGTGTGGATGCCCGGGCTCTTACACAGACTGGAGGGTCACATGTCAAGGCTCGTGTGGCCAACCCCTCAGGCAACCTGACTGAAACCTATGTTCAGGACTGTGGTGATGGCACATACAAAGTAGAATACACCCCATATGAAGAAG GAGTACACTCTGTGGATGTGACTTATGATGGCAGTCCTGTGCCCAGTAGCCCTTTCAAGGTGCCTGTAACAGAGGGCTGTGACCCCTCCCGGGTGCGTGTCCATGGGCCAGGCATCCAAAGTGGTACTACCAACAAACCCAACAAGTTCACAGTGGAGACTAG GGGAGCTGGCACAGGTGGTCTCGGCTTGGCTGTTGAGGGCCCCTCCGAGGCCAAGATGTCTTGTATGGATAATAAAGATGGCAGCTGCTCAGTAGAATATATACCCTATGAAGCTGGCACCTATAGCCTTAATGTCACTTATGGTGGTCACCAAGTGCCAG GTAGTCCCTTCAAGGTCCCTGTGCATGATGTGACAGATGCATCTAAAGTCAAGTGTTCTGGGCCTGGCCTAACCCCAGGCATGGTCCGTGCCAACCTCCCTCAGTCCTTTCAGGTGGACACAAGCAAGGCTGGAGTTGCTCCACTGCAAGTCAAAGTGCAGGGGCCTAAAG GCCTGGTGGAGCCAGTGGATGTAGTGGACAATGCCGATGGTACTCAGACTGTCAACTATGTGCCCAGCCGAGAAGGGTCCTATAGCATTTCTGTGCTATATGGGGAAGAAGAGGTTCCACGGAG CCCCTTCAAGGTCAAGGTACTGCCCACACATGATGCCAGTAAGGTGAAGGCCAGTGGACCTGGACTCAACACCACTGGTGTACCTGCCAGCCTGCCGGTGGAGTTCACCATTGATGCCAAGGATGCTGGGGAGGGTCTGTTGGCTGTCCAGATTACG GACCCTGAAGGCAAGCCCAAGAAAACACATATCCAAGACAACCATGATGGCACGTACACAGTGGCTTATGTGCCAGATGTGACAGGGCGGTACACAATCCTCATCAAGTATGGTGGTGATGAGATCCCCTTCTCCCCATACCGTGTCCGGGCTGTGCCCACTGGAGATGCCAGCAAGTGCACAGTCACAG gtgctggcattGGCCCCACCATCCAGATTGGGGAGGAGACAGTGATTACTGTGGACACGAAAGCAGCAGGCAAAGGCAAGGTGACTTGCACTGTGTGCACACccgatggctcagaggtagatGTGGACGTGGTGGAGAATGAGGATGGCACCTTTGACATCTTCTACACAGCCCCCCAGCCGGGCAAATATGTCATCTGTGTGCGCTTCGGTGGCGAGCATGTGCCCAACAGCCCCTTCCAAGTTACA GCTTTGGCTGGGGACCAACCTACAGTGCAGACCCCACTACGGCCTCAGCAACTGGCTCCACAGTATACATATCCTCAGGGTAGCCAGCAAACCTGG GTTCCAGAGAGACCCATGGTGGGTGTTAATGGGCTGGATATGACTAGCCTGAGGCCCTTTGATCTTGTTATCCCCTTTACCATTAAGAAGGGAGAGATCACTG GGGAAGTTCGAATGCCCTCAGGCAAGGTGGCCCAGCCTTCCATCACGGACAATAAGGATGGCACTGTTACTGTACGCTACTCACCCAGTGAAGCTGGCCTGCATGAAATGGACATCCGCTATGACAATATGCATATCCCAG GAAGTCCTTTGCAGTTCTATGTGGATTATGTTAATTGTGGCCATGTCACTGCCTATGGTCCTGGTCTTACCCACGGAGTGGTCAACAAACCTGCCACCTTCACTGTCAACACCAAAGATGCTGGAGAGG GGGGCTTATCTCTGGCCATCGAGGGTCCATCTAAAGCAGAAATCAGCTGCACTGACAACCAGGATGGAACATGCAGTGTTTCTTACCTACCTGTGCTACCCGGTGATTATAGCATCCTAGTCAAGTACAATGATCAGCACATCCCAGGCAGCCCCTTCACTGCCAGAGTCACAG GTGATGATTCCATGCGTATGTCCCACTTAAAGGTGGGTTCTGCTGCTGATATTCCCATCAATATCTCAGAAACAGACCTCAGTTTACTCACAGCCACAGTGGTGCCACCCTCAGGCCGAGAGGAGCCCTGTCTGCTGAAGCGGTTGCGCAATGGCCACGTGG GGATTTCCTTCGTGCCCAAGGAGACAGGGGAGCACCTGGTGCATGTGAAGAAGAATGGCCAGCATGTGGCAAGCAGTCCCATCCCAGTAGTGATCAGCCAGTCGGAGATTGGTGATGCGAGCCGTGTGCGGGTCTCTGGTCAAGGCCTCCATGAAGGTCGTACTTTTGAACCTGCAGAGTTTATTATTGACACCAGAGATGCAG GCTATGGTGGACTCAGTCTTTCCATTGAAGGCCCTAGCAAAGTAGACATCAACACAGAAGACCTGGAGGATGGCACATGCAGGGTCACTTACTGTCCCACAGAGCCTGGAAACTATATCATAAACATCAAGTTTGCTGACCAGCATGTGCCTG gcAGTCCCTTTTCTGTGAAGGTGACGGGTGAGGGCCGGGTGAAAGAAAGTATTACACGCAGGCGACGTGCCCCTTCAGTGGCCAATGTTGGCAGTCATTGTGACCTCAGCTTGAAGATTCCTG AAATTAGCATCCAGGATATGACAGCCCAGGTGACCAGCCCATCAGGCAAGACCCACGAGGCAGAgattgtagaaggagagaaccatacTTACTGTATCCGATTTGTGCCTGCTGAGATGGGAATGCATACAGTCAGTGTCAAGTACAAGGGCCAGCATGTGCCTGGGAGCCCCTTCCAGTTCACTGTGGGGCCTCTGGGGGAAGGGGGCGCCCACAAGGTCCGTGCTGGAGGTCCTGGCCTAGAGAGGGCTGAAGCTGGAGTGCCAG CTGAGTTCAGCATTTGGACCAGGGAAGCTGGTGCTGGAGGCCTGGCCATTGCAGTTGAGGGCCCCAGCAAGGCTGAGATCTCCTTCGAGGATCGCAAGGATGGCTCCTGTGGTGTGGCCTATGTAGTTCAGGAGCCAG GTGACTATGAAGTCTCAGTGAAGTTCAATGAGGAACACATACCTGATAGTCCCTTTGTGGTACCTGTGGCTTCTCCGTCTGGTGATGCCCGCCGCCTTACTGTTTCTAGTCTTCAG GAGTCAGGGTTAAAGGTCAACCAGCCAGCCTCTTTTGCAGTCAGCCTGAATGGAGCCAAGGGGGCAATTGATGCCAAGGTGCACAGCCCCTCAGGAGCTCTGGAGGAGTGCTATGTCACAGAGATTGACCAAG ATAAGTATGCTGTGCGTTTCATCCCACGAGAGAATGGCATCTATTTGATTGATGTCAAGTTCAATGGTACTCATATCCCTGGAAGTCCCTTCAAGATCCGAGTTGGGGAACCTGGGCATGGAGGGGACCCAGGCTTGGTGTCCGCCTATGGAGCAGGCCTGGAGGGTGGTGTCACAG GGAGCCCAGCTGAGTTTATCGTGAACACAAGCAATGCTGGAGCTGGTGCCCTTTCGGTTACCATTGATGGACCCTCCAAGGTGAAGATGGATTGCCAGGAGTGCCCTGAGGGCTACCGTGTCACCTATACCCCCATGGCACCTGGCAGCTACCTCATCTCCATCAAGTATGGTGGGCCCTATCACATTGGGGGAAGTCCCTTCAAAGCCAAGGTCACAG GTCCCCGCCTTGTTAGCAACCACAGCCTCCATGAGACATCATCTGTGTTTGTAGACTCCCTGACAAAAGTTGCCACTGTTCCTCAGCTTGCAGCCTCAGGCCCAAGTCCTGCTGATGTGAGCAAGGTAGTAGCTAAAGGCCTGGGGCTGAACAAGGCttatgcaggccagaagagcagCTTCACAGTAGACTGCAGCAAAGCAG GTAACAACATGCTGCTGGTGGGGGTGCACGGCCCAAGGACACCCTGTGAAGAGATCCTGGTGAAACACATGGGCAGCCGCATCTACAGTGTCTCCTACCTGCTCAAAGACAAAGGGGAGTACACACTGGTGGTCAAGTGGGGTGATGAGCATATCCCAGGCAGCCCATACCGTGTTATGGTTCCCTGA